Proteins co-encoded in one Bradyrhizobium sp. 170 genomic window:
- the nadA gene encoding quinolinate synthase NadA, which translates to MASLSSTALARSAALYDRVKRVIPPPEWATFAEDVDAILELKRSRNAVVLAHNYQTPEIFHGVADIVGDSLLLAREATKVDADIIVLAGVHFMAETAKLLNPEKTVLIPDLAAGCSLADSITAQDVRLMRQRYPGVPVVTYVNTSSAVKAESDICCTSGNALKVVESLGAERVIMLPDEYLAQNIAAQTNVKIIAWKGHCEVHELFTASDVRQLRENHPDVTILAHPECPPEVVAEADFSGSTAAMSDFVGQKRPPRVVLLTECSMSDNVSVLHPDVEFIRPCNLCPHMKRITLKNIRHALETGRHEVTIDPAIAVSARRAVERMLAI; encoded by the coding sequence ATGGCCAGCCTCAGCTCTACCGCGCTCGCTCGTTCCGCAGCGCTTTACGATCGGGTCAAACGGGTCATTCCGCCGCCTGAATGGGCCACCTTCGCGGAGGACGTCGACGCGATCCTCGAACTCAAGCGAAGCCGCAACGCCGTCGTCCTCGCGCATAACTACCAGACGCCTGAAATCTTCCACGGCGTCGCCGACATCGTCGGCGACAGCCTTTTGCTGGCACGCGAAGCCACCAAGGTCGATGCCGACATCATCGTCTTGGCCGGCGTGCACTTCATGGCCGAGACGGCCAAGCTGTTGAATCCGGAAAAGACCGTGCTGATCCCGGATCTCGCGGCGGGCTGTTCGCTGGCGGACTCCATCACCGCGCAGGACGTGCGGCTGATGCGGCAGCGCTATCCCGGCGTCCCCGTCGTCACCTATGTCAACACCTCGTCGGCGGTGAAGGCGGAATCCGACATCTGCTGCACCTCCGGCAACGCGCTCAAGGTCGTGGAGTCGCTCGGCGCCGAGCGCGTGATCATGCTGCCGGATGAATATCTCGCGCAGAACATCGCCGCGCAGACGAACGTCAAGATCATCGCATGGAAGGGCCATTGCGAGGTGCATGAGTTGTTTACGGCGTCCGACGTCCGGCAATTGCGCGAAAATCACCCTGACGTGACCATCCTGGCGCATCCGGAGTGCCCGCCCGAAGTGGTCGCGGAAGCCGATTTCTCCGGCTCCACGGCGGCGATGTCGGACTTCGTCGGCCAAAAACGCCCGCCGCGGGTCGTTCTGCTGACGGAATGCTCGATGAGCGACAACGTTTCCGTGCTCCACCCCGACGTGGAGTTCATCCGGCCCTGCAATCTGTGCCCACACATGAAGCGGATTACGCTGAAGAACATCCGCCATGCGCTGGAGACCGGCCGGCACGAGGTGACGATCGATCCCGCCATCGCGGTATCAGCCCGGCGTGCCGTCGAAAGGATGCTGGCGATATGA